From Butyricimonas paravirosa, one genomic window encodes:
- a CDS encoding DUF3560 domain-containing protein: MNREERQQARTDRYRELADNARKQSEQCFRQSESMASVIPMGQPVHGKADRNYREKIWNKMGQSVKASEKADYYERKAEAAENNNAIYLDDDNAVEKLEQKLAELVKAQEDMKAANKVVKNKKLTEEEKKVRLMELGYSEKSAVELLTPCYGHIGFPSFSLSNNNANINRIKKRLELAKRMKGTPEKEYTINGVRVVENYPENRLQVFFDDIPAKEIRDSLKQHGFRWSRHNSCWQSYMNRRNIDFIKELLEETEA; this comes from the coding sequence ATGAACAGAGAAGAAAGACAACAGGCAAGAACGGACAGATACCGTGAGCTTGCAGACAATGCGAGAAAGCAATCCGAACAATGTTTCAGGCAGTCCGAATCCATGGCAAGCGTAATCCCGATGGGACAGCCCGTGCATGGGAAAGCGGACAGGAACTATCGGGAGAAAATCTGGAACAAGATGGGGCAAAGCGTGAAGGCTTCCGAGAAAGCGGATTATTATGAGCGGAAAGCGGAAGCGGCGGAGAACAACAACGCCATCTATCTGGATGACGACAATGCCGTGGAAAAGCTGGAGCAGAAGCTGGCCGAACTGGTCAAGGCGCAAGAAGACATGAAAGCGGCAAACAAAGTGGTCAAGAACAAGAAACTGACCGAAGAGGAGAAAAAGGTCCGGCTGATGGAATTGGGATACTCGGAAAAAAGTGCCGTCGAACTGCTCACCCCGTGTTACGGGCACATCGGTTTTCCGTCATTCTCACTTTCCAACAACAACGCCAACATCAACCGTATCAAGAAGAGGCTGGAACTGGCGAAACGGATGAAAGGCACACCGGAAAAGGAATACACGATTAACGGTGTGCGGGTGGTGGAAAATTATCCGGAAAACCGCCTTCAGGTATTTTTCGATGATATCCCCGCCAAGGAGATCCGGGATTCTCTCAAACAGCACGGGTTCCGCTGGTCGCGTCACAACAGTTGCTGGCAGTCGTACATGAACCGCCGGAACATCGACTTCATTAAAGAACTGCTTGAAGAAACGGAAGCGTAG
- a CDS encoding DUF6926 domain-containing protein: protein MSEDRRETIVWDNIPEWALYALEYGMDEDLFITDEDREMVTGFITENFPKGYVMSVDWESYSEFDRYPAFGKPCKTYKVTFVMEP, encoded by the coding sequence ATGAGTGAGGACCGCAGAGAAACAATCGTATGGGACAACATTCCCGAATGGGCGCTCTACGCGCTGGAATACGGTATGGATGAAGACCTTTTCATCACCGACGAAGACCGGGAAATGGTAACCGGGTTCATCACCGAAAATTTCCCCAAAGGTTATGTCATGTCGGTGGATTGGGAATCGTACAGCGAGTTCGACCGCTATCCGGCATTCGGCAAGCCCTGCAAGACCTACAAGGTCACTTTTGTAATGGAACCATAA